The Capsicum annuum cultivar UCD-10X-F1 chromosome 1, UCD10Xv1.1, whole genome shotgun sequence sequence AATCCAAATTTCCATGGGAACAATTTCTTACTCTCTTTGTGCTTACTTAACAATCCATGTTTCAATTTCGACAACAACAACGACCTCCTATTCACTGCTGAACCAGCATTATTTACACTTAATGCATCATCTACTGAAAATGCAAATCTATCTGAACCTGAAAGATCAAGCCCGTCTTCTGTTTCCTCTTCCGCTAAAAATTCCCATAATCTCCTCCTCCTAACTTCTATCTCCCCTGATTCAAACGTCACCTTCTTTGACGGCCTTCTATCCACCTGATGCTGCAAGCTGACGTCATTTTCACCTTCTTCTACTCCACCAACCCCGCTAATAGTTGCCACATTACTCGAATTCTCAGCAATTACTTGGCATTCTGAACTTGGATTCGCCCCTTCTTGGTTACTAGTATCTTCACTATCCCAAAATAAACCCTCCAATTCTTTATACATAGCTTTGTATAGATTACTCATCAAGAACTCGGGAGCATCAGGGCCATTAAATCCATCATAAATTCCAACAAATAACCATCCATGTTCTTCCGATACAACCACATGCACACGATCCTCCCCCGCTTTACCCAATGCCCATTGAACATTGGATTCACTACCCATATCTGAATCATGTGTGCACTCCGCCGCCGCCGGAATATCCTTCCGGCCGCCAACAAAGTTCCTCACCGGCACTACCCACGGACGTTTCTTCTCGGAGAAATTCCTGTAAAACGCTTTTTTAATTCCCGAAATGCCcttcttcctcctcttttttACATAAACGCCACCTAATGGAGCTGAAAACGGAACCCGGTTACCTCCACCGCCGTCTAAGCCGCCGTCAAGTGGTCCAGATAGTGCTCCACGCTCGATCGGACCGGACATGAAGAAAGCTCTCTCCATTGGACCGGACGGTTCTCCTCCTCCGCCACCTCCGCCGCCGCCGCCGCCACGTGGAACCGGCTGAAGCGGCAAAGCACTAAACGACGACGTActttcaaagccatttacaaCACTACCCTTAACGCTACTACTACCTCCATCAAAACCCATAAGACAGATACCACCAGTACCAGTACCAGTACCATCACTCCCAGTGGCATCATCGTAAAAATCATCAAGTTTAAGGACAGTTCTAGGAGTAGAACTATTAGCACTAACAGCCGCACCAGAAATAGCACGGAACCCGGTTTCAACTGAACCGGCCGGTCTACTCCTCCCGACTTCATCAAACCTTAAACTCTGCGAAGGCGAAACAAATCGATCTGAATTCGTCGGAGATACAAACCGAGCTGAAGACCTTACATAGCAAAAAGAATGTCCAAGTGTTTCATCAAGCGGTTCACCGGCGGTGAAAATCACCTCCGGTTCACCCCGGTTCACAGCCGGGTTAAAACACGGAAACAGCTGCGATAACCCTCCTCCCATCACATTCGATTCATttccccctcccccacccccaacaccaacaacaacaacaacaactcttTATCAGATATTTATCGAATGATATaagtttaactaaagaaaaatgaaacGTGGGTATTGTAGAACAGGCAAAAGGGTGTAAGAATTGTGTAGATTCTTGAGTTTTTGGTTTTGAAAGAGAGAGATATATAGTGAGACAAAATTGTATGTGTGTATACAGATGTGCTGTAGAGAGAGAAAGGGGAGAGAGTGGAGTagttttttttgtattgttttttttgCGGGGTGATGAATGAAGTTAAAAAGGAATACTtaaatttgaatgaaaaaaagggactaaaaaagagaagaagatgaagatgactGGTGTTTTTTTGACTtcagtaagaaaagaaaaaacatagaCTATAATAGAACAGaaggctattttttttttattcatgggtgtgtttggtatgaacgAAAACATAAaatgtttttaaattttcttatgtttaattgacttatatattttgaaaaatatttttcaaaccaactcatttttcttaaatataaggaaaataattttccttcaaaaagtaaaaaaaaatattatccaaaaCTGTCTTTCAACCTcattttaaagttgaaatattcaAGCAATTCTTAAAATCATCTGCCCCGCTTTCGCCCCTAATACCCTATCACCCCGACATCACCCCTATCCTACTcctaccccaccctcacccccaaaattcaattattttaaaaaatattccaaaaaatTTTTTTAGTCCATCCCCTacccccaccctcacccccaaaattcaattattttaaaaaaacattttaatttttttcttaatctatcCCTTATTTCCACCCCACCCCTATCCCTACCAGTCCCccttccaaaaataatatctacattttattaaaaaatttaaact is a genomic window containing:
- the LOC107873382 gene encoding protein phosphatase 2C 29 isoform X2; translated protein: MGGGLSQLFPCFNPAVNRGEPEVIFTAGEPLDETLGHSFCYVRSSARFVSPTNSDRFVSPSQSLRFDEVGRSRPAGSVETGFRAISGAAVSANSSTPRTVLKLDDFYDDATGSDGTGTGTGGICLMGFDGGSSSVKGSVVNGFESTSSFSALPLQPVPRGGGGGGGGGGGEPSGPMERAFFMSGPIERGALSGPLDGGLDGGGGNRVPFSAPLGGVYVKKRRKKGISGIKKAFYRNFSEKKRPWVVPVRNFVGGRKDIPAAAECTHDSDMGSESNVQWALGKAGEDRVHVVVSEEHGWLFVGIYDGFNGPDAPEFLMSNLYKAMYKELEGLFWDSEDTSNQEGANPSSECQVIAENSSNVATISGVGGVEEGENDVSLQHQVDRRPSKKVTFESGEIEVRRRRLWEFLAEEETEDGLDLSGSDRFAFSVDDALSVNNAGSAVNRRSLLLSKLKHGLLSKHKESKKLFPWKFGLEDKEKVEEEENRVEEERTSKKERRRKTGPVDHELVLRAMSRALEVTELAYLDMTDRVLDRYPEVALMGSCLLVALMRDEDVYVMNVGDSRAIVAKYEPEEVSSSSESKGPHDGELTDEGIVEETTSACNEENKVTNEAPGQGMKLTALQLSTDHSTSIEECRKFTVCE
- the LOC107873382 gene encoding protein phosphatase 2C 29 isoform X1, giving the protein MGGGLSQLFPCFNPAVNRGEPEVIFTAGEPLDETLGHSFCYVRSSARFVSPTNSDRFVSPSQSLRFDEVGRSRPAGSVETGFRAISGAAVSANSSTPRTVLKLDDFYDDATGSDGTGTGTGGICLMGFDGGSSSVKGSVVNGFESTSSFSALPLQPVPRGGGGGGGGGGGEPSGPMERAFFMSGPIERGALSGPLDGGLDGGGGNRVPFSAPLGGVYVKKRRKKGISGIKKAFYRNFSEKKRPWVVPVRNFVGGRKDIPAAAECTHDSDMGSESNVQWALGKAGEDRVHVVVSEEHGWLFVGIYDGFNGPDAPEFLMSNLYKAMYKELEGLFWDSEDTSNQEGANPSSECQVIAENSSNVATISGVGGVEEGENDVSLQHQVDRRPSKKVTFESGEIEVRRRRLWEFLAEEETEDGLDLSGSDRFAFSVDDALSVNNAGSAVNRRSLLLSKLKHGLLSKHKESKKLFPWKFGLEDKEKVEEEENRVEEERTSKKERRRKTGPVDHELVLRAMSRALEVTELAYLDMTDRVLDRYPEVALMGSCLLVALMRDEDVYVMNVGDSRAIVAKYEPEEVSSSSESKGPHDGELTDEGIVEETTSACNEENKVTNEAPGQGMKLTALQLSTDHSTSIEEEVNRIKREHPDDSNCIVNDRVKGRLKVTRAFGAGFLKQPKFNDVLLEMFRNVYIGNAPYISCTPSLRHHRLCPGDQFLVLSSDGLYQDLSNEEVVSHVENFMEKFPDGDPAQHLIEELLFRAAKKAGMELHELLDIPQGDRRKYHDDVTVMVISLEGRIWKSSGKYL